One window of Halonatronomonas betaini genomic DNA carries:
- a CDS encoding ABC transporter ATP-binding protein has translation MLIKVEDLKKSFGKRTALKGISFELEAGQIYGLLGPNGAGKTTTIKILTGQLRADSGQALLFGEKVFGRQEEVLSNVGIVPEDANLYERLTIEQNLNFFKRLYQCSGELIDFYLEKVSLLGEKKTKVKDLSKGMKQKVLLVRALIHRPEILILDEPTSGLDPASADSLHNILLELKEEGITILLTSHNMEEVDKLCDRVGFLNQGELVASGRPFDLKLNYSENRVRVLYYYQKSSEQNLIEKTMQLDDPEAGEFIADLIKSGRMKSIHSLEPTLADIFVKLTGRNLEDDGS, from the coding sequence ATGTTAATAAAAGTTGAGGACTTAAAGAAGTCGTTTGGTAAAAGGACTGCTCTCAAGGGAATATCTTTTGAGTTGGAAGCAGGGCAAATTTATGGTTTATTAGGTCCCAATGGGGCTGGTAAGACAACTACAATAAAAATATTAACAGGGCAATTAAGGGCAGATTCTGGTCAGGCTTTATTGTTTGGCGAAAAGGTCTTTGGGAGACAGGAAGAAGTATTAAGTAATGTTGGGATTGTTCCTGAAGATGCTAATCTTTATGAACGCTTAACTATCGAGCAGAATTTAAATTTTTTTAAGAGGTTATACCAATGTTCTGGTGAGTTAATTGATTTTTATTTGGAGAAAGTCAGTTTACTCGGTGAGAAGAAGACTAAGGTTAAGGATTTGTCTAAAGGGATGAAGCAGAAAGTTTTACTGGTCAGGGCTCTAATTCATCGGCCAGAAATATTGATTTTAGATGAACCAACTTCTGGATTGGACCCGGCATCTGCTGATTCGTTACACAATATACTTCTTGAGCTGAAAGAGGAAGGGATTACTATTCTTTTAACCTCTCATAATATGGAGGAAGTTGATAAGCTCTGTGATAGAGTTGGGTTCTTGAATCAGGGTGAATTAGTTGCATCAGGCAGGCCCTTTGATTTAAAGCTGAATTATAGTGAAAATAGGGTTAGGGTTTTATATTACTATCAAAAGTCGAGTGAACAGAATTTGATTGAAAAGACCATGCAATTAGATGATCCTGAGGCAGGAGAGTTTATTGCTGATTTAATTAAAAGTGGAAGAATGAAATCAATCCATTCTCTGGAACCGACACTTGCTGATATATTTGTTAAACTGACCGGGAGGAATCTTGAAGATGATGGCTCTTAA
- a CDS encoding ABC transporter permease: MDTIEYFIDNSSHIADLTIQHLILIGIAIILALIIWVSVGVAIRNKDKTANTILSIGSLFMSIPSVALYGILVTIPFFGLRTRSAVFGLILYSMIPIVRNVYTALNEVDPSIIEAAKGMGMSEKQILKEIQLPLALPVIFAGVRVALVMMVGIATLAVFIGEQNLGQLIQQGISRTRNDMVITGAIMVSIIAIGVDLLIGYLKKKIVSPGLLFNENQEGR, translated from the coding sequence ATGGATACCATTGAATATTTTATCGATAATTCAAGTCATATTGCAGATTTAACTATTCAACACCTCATATTAATTGGCATAGCTATCATCCTGGCTTTAATAATCTGGGTTAGTGTTGGAGTTGCAATCAGAAATAAAGACAAAACAGCAAATACAATCCTGAGTATAGGTAGTCTCTTTATGTCTATACCAAGTGTTGCTCTATATGGTATTCTAGTAACTATTCCTTTCTTTGGACTAAGAACTAGAAGTGCAGTTTTTGGCCTAATATTATATTCAATGATCCCTATAGTAAGAAATGTATACACTGCATTAAATGAAGTCGATCCATCTATTATAGAAGCTGCAAAGGGAATGGGGATGTCAGAAAAACAGATACTTAAAGAGATACAATTACCCCTTGCCTTACCTGTTATATTTGCAGGAGTTCGAGTTGCCCTGGTAATGATGGTTGGAATAGCGACACTTGCAGTCTTTATCGGCGAGCAAAATTTAGGTCAATTAATCCAACAGGGTATTAGCCGAACTAGAAACGATATGGTAATCACAGGTGCAATAATGGTTTCAATAATTGCAATCGGAGTAGATTTATTAATAGGCTATCTAAAAAAGAAAATCGTCTCACCTGGCTTACTTTTCAATGAAAATCAGGAAGGGAGATAA
- a CDS encoding ABC transporter permease has protein sequence MTLQEIIDTLINNAPSLVVEHLQLVFLSVGLAVLIALPLGILLSREKFKPYLPTIISFFNIAQGVPSLAVIAIFMPILGIGFTSAVVALTIYALLPIIRNTLAGLGNLDQDIIEAAKGMGMPAGKVLLKIELPLALPVIIAGIQTATVVTVGTAILADLIGAGGLGRMIFAGISMFEPARILVGSLLSAIIAISLDQALKYIKTKLTVQFQ, from the coding sequence ATGACTCTTCAGGAGATAATAGATACACTTATTAATAATGCCCCTTCATTAGTAGTAGAACATTTGCAACTCGTATTTTTATCAGTGGGATTAGCAGTCCTTATAGCTCTTCCTCTTGGTATTTTGCTCTCAAGAGAAAAATTTAAGCCCTATTTGCCAACTATAATAAGTTTCTTTAATATCGCTCAGGGAGTACCTAGCCTGGCTGTAATAGCTATTTTCATGCCAATTCTAGGTATCGGTTTTACATCTGCAGTAGTAGCCCTAACAATCTATGCATTACTCCCAATTATTAGAAATACATTAGCTGGTTTAGGAAATCTGGATCAGGATATCATAGAAGCAGCAAAAGGGATGGGCATGCCGGCTGGTAAAGTACTTTTAAAGATAGAACTGCCCTTAGCCCTTCCAGTTATAATTGCTGGAATTCAAACCGCAACAGTTGTAACTGTTGGAACTGCCATCCTTGCTGATTTAATAGGGGCTGGTGGTTTAGGAAGAATGATTTTTGCTGGCATCTCAATGTTTGAACCAGCTAGAATTCTTGTAGGTTCTTTGCTATCTGCTATAATTGCAATATCTCTAGATCAAGCATTAAAGTATATTAAGACAAAATTAACTGTTCAATTTCAATAA
- a CDS encoding betaine/proline/choline family ABC transporter ATP-binding protein (Members of the family are the ATP-binding subunit of ABC transporters for substrates such as betaine, L-proline or other amino acids, choline, carnitine, etc. The substrate specificity is best determined from the substrate-binding subunit, rather than this subunit, as it interacts with the permease subunit and not with substrate directly.): MIELKNISKTYPGEKTPAVDNLSLKVEKGEICVLVGPSGCGKTTTLKMINRLIEPSSGKIFINGKDAIKQNPNELRQDIGYVIQDIGLFPHMTVAENIATVPKLKDWEQSKIDQRVDELLNLIGLDPENTKDNYPAQLSGGQKQRIGVARAMAVDPPIMLMDEPFAAVDPITRTQLQNEFLSLQKKIQKTICFVTHDIDEAIKMGDKIAILNQGKLVQYDTPENILFNPKNEFVEDFVGPDRSLKVLNLLKVNEIMKENIPTATTDSSAEEVLEKINVSRQSYILIIDKEEKLVGYVNKERIKNNNKDKNWKDNIKFSQVISSDASLIDALTRLIQNNQSILPVTSDENNLIGIVRLEDIQDRIADSYQAEAELEEPEVV, encoded by the coding sequence ATGATTGAATTAAAAAATATCAGTAAAACCTATCCTGGAGAAAAAACTCCAGCGGTAGACAATCTCTCACTCAAAGTTGAAAAAGGGGAAATCTGTGTTTTAGTAGGACCATCTGGCTGTGGCAAGACAACTACATTAAAGATGATAAATCGCCTAATTGAACCAAGCTCAGGGAAAATATTTATTAATGGAAAAGATGCTATTAAGCAAAACCCAAATGAATTAAGACAGGATATTGGTTATGTAATCCAGGATATTGGGCTTTTCCCCCACATGACAGTTGCAGAAAATATTGCAACTGTACCAAAACTTAAAGATTGGGAACAATCTAAAATAGATCAAAGAGTAGATGAGTTACTAAACCTGATAGGACTTGACCCTGAAAATACTAAAGACAACTACCCGGCCCAGCTCTCAGGTGGCCAGAAACAGCGAATCGGTGTAGCCAGAGCTATGGCTGTTGACCCACCAATCATGTTAATGGACGAACCTTTTGCTGCTGTTGACCCAATAACAAGAACTCAACTCCAGAATGAATTTCTCAGTCTTCAAAAAAAGATTCAAAAAACAATCTGTTTTGTAACCCATGATATCGATGAAGCTATCAAAATGGGTGATAAAATCGCAATTCTCAATCAAGGAAAGCTAGTCCAGTATGATACTCCAGAAAACATCTTATTTAACCCCAAAAATGAATTCGTTGAAGATTTTGTAGGACCAGACCGCTCTTTGAAAGTTTTAAATCTATTAAAAGTGAATGAAATCATGAAAGAAAATATTCCTACAGCAACAACTGATTCTTCAGCTGAAGAAGTTCTAGAAAAAATTAATGTATCAAGACAGAGTTATATTCTAATTATAGATAAAGAAGAAAAACTGGTTGGTTATGTCAATAAAGAAAGAATCAAAAATAACAACAAAGATAAGAACTGGAAAGACAATATAAAATTCAGTCAGGTTATCAGTTCTGATGCAAGCTTAATTGACGCTCTAACCAGGCTAATCCAGAATAATCAATCTATCCTGCCAGTAACATCAGATGAAAATAATTTAATAGGAATAGTTAGACTTGAAGATATCCAGGATAGAATCGCAGATAGCTATCAGGCTGAAGCTGAACTGGAAGAACCAGAGGTGGTATAA
- a CDS encoding ABC transporter permease has translation MMALNRILAILIKEAQDIRSNSNLLVMYLMPILFTYIWENLIPEMPDGFGAAFGLIFLVVMVGMYVPSMMIAEEKEKNTMEVLMLSPARPVEIFIGKGLLTFVSIILISLVLSIMVGLSINIQLIIVFATALTSLFAIFVGMIVGLISPNQMSTGVVGLPIYLLLLLIPQLAGMGITAVDFIARFLPTYYYLNVLELTLIERVAITDLYLQFSIIAISAALIFALLLLVYRRKGLLD, from the coding sequence ATGATGGCTCTTAATAGGATTCTGGCGATTTTAATTAAAGAGGCTCAGGATATAAGATCGAATTCAAACCTTTTAGTTATGTATCTGATGCCGATTTTATTTACTTATATCTGGGAGAATCTTATTCCTGAAATGCCTGATGGTTTTGGGGCAGCCTTTGGATTAATATTTTTAGTTGTGATGGTTGGGATGTATGTTCCATCTATGATGATAGCAGAGGAAAAAGAGAAAAATACTATGGAAGTATTAATGCTTTCTCCAGCCAGACCTGTAGAAATATTTATTGGTAAAGGACTATTAACCTTTGTTTCTATCATATTAATTTCACTGGTTTTAAGTATAATGGTTGGGTTAAGTATTAATATTCAGCTGATTATTGTTTTTGCTACAGCGCTTACTTCATTATTTGCTATATTTGTTGGGATGATTGTAGGTTTAATATCGCCAAATCAGATGTCTACCGGTGTAGTTGGACTTCCGATATATTTATTATTATTGCTTATTCCTCAGCTTGCTGGAATGGGTATTACTGCAGTAGACTTTATAGCTAGATTTTTGCCAACATATTATTATTTGAATGTTTTAGAATTGACTTTGATTGAAAGAGTTGCAATTACAGATTTATATTTACAGTTTTCTATAATAGCTATTAGTGCAGCTTTGATTTTTGCATTGCTGTTATTGGTTTATCGAAGGAAGGGTTTGTTGGACTAG